A genomic segment from [Flavobacterium] thermophilum encodes:
- the yheH gene encoding Probable multidrug resistance ABC transporter ATP-binding/permease protein YheH, with the protein MNDRWLTTKEQRRVLWRLLAYMGRYKKETALAFALLLLATAGELSGPYLVKVFIDDYLVPGRLAFGPVAALAAAYLGVLVLKTIISYFQLVEFQRLALYVIQALRMDVFAKVHRLGMSYFDRTPGGSIVSRVTNDTEAIKDMFISVLAAFVQNGLFVIGVFVAMFSLDAKLALFCLFILPAIAFIMHTYRRYSSVFYQEMRERLSELNAKLNESLQGMAVIQAFRQQRRLYQEFAAVNEAHYKAGMKNIHLDGLLLRPAIDVVYMLSIMVVLSFFGITALDGPVEIGVLYAFVNYLERFFEPVTQMMMRLSLYQQAIVSASRVFALLDHQEEAPANPNRSPHVIERGEIEFRDVSFSYDGKRDVLKRLSFVIRPGQTVAFVGHTGSGKSSIINLLMRFYEFDRGDILLDGRSIRDYSRAELRRRLGLVLQDPFLFYGTVKENIRMYNQELDDEAIKEAARLVQADAFIEQLPGGYDHVLAERGATLSSGQRQLLSFARTIAADPKILVLDEATAHIDTETEEAIQDALMRMRKGRTTIAIAHRLSTIQDADQIFVLHRGEIIERGTHQQLLAQKGLYYQMYLLQNGLVDVHA; encoded by the coding sequence ATGAACGACCGATGGTTGACAACAAAAGAGCAGCGGCGCGTCTTATGGCGGCTGCTCGCTTATATGGGAAGATACAAAAAAGAAACGGCGCTTGCGTTTGCGCTTCTTCTGTTGGCAACGGCCGGGGAGCTTTCCGGCCCGTATTTGGTGAAAGTGTTCATTGATGACTATTTGGTGCCGGGCCGCCTCGCTTTTGGACCGGTGGCGGCGCTGGCCGCCGCCTATCTCGGCGTGCTCGTCTTGAAAACGATCATTTCCTACTTCCAGCTTGTCGAGTTTCAGCGGCTCGCTTTGTACGTCATTCAAGCGCTGCGGATGGATGTGTTTGCGAAAGTGCACCGGCTCGGGATGAGCTATTTTGACCGGACGCCGGGCGGAAGCATCGTTTCGCGGGTGACGAACGATACAGAAGCGATCAAGGACATGTTCATCAGCGTCCTAGCGGCCTTTGTGCAAAACGGCTTGTTTGTCATCGGCGTGTTTGTCGCTATGTTTTCGCTTGATGCTAAGCTTGCGTTGTTTTGCCTGTTCATCCTCCCGGCGATCGCGTTCATCATGCACACATACCGCCGCTACAGCTCAGTGTTTTATCAAGAGATGCGCGAACGGCTGAGCGAACTGAACGCCAAATTGAACGAATCGCTGCAAGGAATGGCCGTCATTCAAGCGTTCCGCCAGCAGCGCCGTTTATATCAAGAGTTTGCCGCCGTCAATGAAGCGCATTACAAGGCGGGGATGAAAAACATCCACCTTGATGGACTGTTGCTTCGACCGGCGATCGATGTGGTGTATATGTTGTCGATCATGGTTGTGCTCAGCTTTTTTGGCATCACGGCGCTTGATGGCCCAGTTGAGATCGGCGTGCTGTATGCGTTTGTCAACTATTTGGAGCGCTTTTTCGAACCGGTGACGCAAATGATGATGCGCCTGTCTCTTTACCAGCAGGCGATCGTTTCCGCCTCTCGCGTGTTTGCCCTTCTTGATCATCAAGAAGAGGCGCCGGCCAATCCAAATCGGTCGCCGCATGTGATCGAGCGCGGGGAAATCGAATTTCGGGATGTCAGCTTTTCCTACGACGGCAAACGGGATGTGCTGAAACGGCTGTCGTTTGTCATCCGTCCAGGTCAGACGGTCGCGTTTGTCGGCCATACCGGCAGCGGCAAAAGTTCGATCATCAACTTGCTCATGCGCTTTTATGAGTTTGACCGCGGCGATATTTTGCTTGACGGCCGGTCGATCCGCGATTACTCGCGCGCCGAGCTGCGCCGCCGCCTCGGCCTTGTCTTGCAAGATCCGTTTTTGTTTTACGGGACGGTCAAAGAGAACATTCGCATGTATAATCAGGAACTGGACGACGAAGCCATTAAGGAGGCCGCTCGGCTCGTGCAGGCCGATGCGTTTATTGAGCAATTGCCCGGCGGCTACGACCATGTGCTCGCCGAGCGCGGGGCGACGTTATCAAGCGGTCAGCGCCAGCTTCTTTCCTTTGCTCGCACGATCGCTGCTGATCCGAAAATTTTGGTGCTCGATGAGGCGACCGCCCATATTGACACCGAAACAGAGGAAGCGATTCAAGATGCGCTCATGCGCATGCGGAAAGGGCGGACGACGATCGCCATCGCCCACCGTCTATCAACGATTCAAGACGCTGATCAAATTTTCGTCCTCCACCGCGGCGAAATCATCGAGCGCGGTACGCATCAGCAACTGCTGGCGCAAAAAGGGCTTTACTACCAAATGTACTTGCTGCAAAACGGCCTCGTCGACGTCCATGCGTAA
- a CDS encoding Spo0E like sporulation regulatory protein, producing the protein MPKCKLLTLIEQKRMELVDTVAKTGLNSAAAMKISKELDTLLNAYQREQTKRRKQSASR; encoded by the coding sequence GTGCCGAAATGCAAATTGTTGACCTTGATTGAACAAAAACGGATGGAGCTTGTCGACACGGTGGCCAAAACGGGGTTAAACTCGGCGGCGGCCATGAAAATCAGCAAAGAACTTGACACGTTGCTCAATGCCTATCAACGCGAACAAACCAAGCGGCGAAAGCAAAGCGCCTCCCGCTAG